In Nitrospira sp., one genomic interval encodes:
- a CDS encoding PilZ domain-containing protein, translating into MTATLEHQGKSLDIDCAQETVSLFDRKGHRLGVVGWGSLIDHILSTDQDTHFAHCRSHPRASLAIKVHCITENGKHFDTLTSGIGGGGMFIESSAPLPPGTNLKVEFSLPDKPNEKLEAEATVAWTRTRPERYLLFPGMGIQFTGINQDARERLIDLVTSLNRNRASA; encoded by the coding sequence GTGACAGCCACCCTTGAGCATCAAGGGAAAAGCCTGGATATCGATTGTGCCCAGGAGACGGTCTCGCTATTCGATCGCAAGGGGCATCGTCTAGGGGTAGTGGGTTGGGGTAGCCTTATCGACCATATCCTTTCGACCGATCAGGACACTCACTTCGCTCACTGCAGATCTCACCCACGCGCGTCGCTTGCAATCAAAGTGCATTGCATCACGGAAAACGGCAAACATTTCGACACCCTCACCAGCGGCATCGGGGGAGGTGGCATGTTCATTGAAAGCAGTGCCCCCCTGCCGCCAGGGACGAATCTGAAAGTCGAGTTCTCTCTGCCGGATAAACCCAACGAAAAGCTGGAAGCTGAGGCAACGGTGGCTTGGACGCGAACGAGACCCGAGCGCTACCTCCTATTTCCAGGAATGGGTATTCAATTTACCGGCATCAATCAGGACGCGCGAGAACGACTGATCGACTTGGTCACTTCGTTGAACCGGAACCGTGCGAGTGCCTGA